From Sporohalobacter salinus, one genomic window encodes:
- a CDS encoding stage V sporulation protein AE — protein MITDGDNTACRAVEEVGKKLGLRTISRSAGTPTDCSGKEIIELVKEAESDIALVMFDDEGDKNKSSGEEAMAGVLDSSEVEVLGILSVASDTKDVIGVKPDFSVTNQAQIVDGPVTKDGNPEPADHLYLEGDTVDVINEFNPQLIVGIGDIGKMEYQDDHKVGCPITTKAIKEILIRSGKNYEGDI, from the coding sequence ATGATTACCGATGGCGATAATACTGCTTGCAGAGCAGTAGAAGAAGTAGGTAAGAAATTAGGTTTGAGAACAATTTCGCGTTCAGCAGGAACTCCTACTGATTGTAGCGGAAAAGAAATAATTGAATTAGTTAAAGAAGCAGAGTCTGATATTGCTTTAGTAATGTTTGATGATGAAGGTGATAAGAATAAAAGTAGTGGCGAAGAAGCAATGGCAGGAGTTTTAGATTCTTCAGAAGTAGAAGTGCTTGGTATTTTATCTGTAGCTTCCGATACCAAAGATGTAATAGGTGTTAAGCCTGATTTTTCTGTAACTAATCAGGCCCAAATAGTAGATGGTCCCGTTACTAAAGATGGTAATCCAGAGCCAGCGGATCATCTCTATTTAGAAGGTGACACTGTTGATGTGATTAATGAATTTAATCCTCAGTTAATAGTAGGTATTGGGGACATCGGTAAGATGGAATATCAAGATGATCATAAAGTGGGATGTCCAATAACTACTAAGGCTATTAAAGAGATATTAATCAGGAGTGGAAAAAATTATGAAGGAGATATTTAA
- a CDS encoding SpoVA/SpoVAEb family sporulation membrane protein → MNYLTAFLVGGLICGVGQLFLDYTNYTPAHLLVSLVILGAILTGLDLFQPLIDFAGAGVTALVINFGHVVTKGVLSEIDQDGFLGLFSGILELGSVGISASIVIGFLMAAIFRPKE, encoded by the coding sequence ATGAATTATTTGACGGCCTTTTTAGTCGGTGGTTTAATTTGTGGTGTAGGTCAACTATTTTTAGATTATACTAATTATACACCGGCTCATTTATTAGTTAGTTTAGTAATATTAGGAGCCATTTTAACTGGTTTAGATTTATTTCAGCCTTTAATTGATTTTGCTGGTGCGGGAGTGACAGCTTTGGTTATTAATTTTGGACATGTAGTGACTAAAGGAGTATTATCAGAAATTGATCAAGATGGATTTCTTGGTCTTTTTTCCGGAATTTTAGAATTAGGCAGTGTTGGAATCAGTGCTTCAATAGTAATTGGATTCTTAATGGCTGCTATCTTTCGACCGAAAGAGTAA
- the spoVAD gene encoding stage V sporulation protein AD, with protein MNKLIGEQTISFESQPKIISSSAIAGPKEGDGPLGEYFDKVLEDSYYQQDTWERAERKMTKENIDLLLRKARLSPDKIDYLVGGDLLNQVVTSNFAALKFPVPYFGIYGACSTLSEGLILGATLIDGGFGDRVINFTSSHYQSAERQYRTPNEYGDKYPPYKQWTATGTGAMILSRDGFGPIITEATPGQVVDLGVKDPRDMGSAMAPAAADTILQHLEDTKRTPNDYDLIVTGDLAEVGSKLLTELLEEKGVDIADTHDDCGLMLYNSDQNVGAGGSGCACSAVVTASYLFPYLNIGNFSRILVVATGALLNPLTSLQGDSIPCIAHGVVIENKSKSDAIGSLETKGKSQKNESENNSSKK; from the coding sequence ATGAATAAATTAATTGGAGAACAGACAATTAGCTTTGAATCTCAGCCTAAAATTATATCTTCTTCTGCTATTGCAGGGCCTAAAGAAGGAGATGGCCCTCTGGGAGAATACTTTGATAAAGTATTAGAAGACTCCTATTATCAGCAGGATACGTGGGAGAGAGCTGAACGGAAGATGACTAAGGAAAACATTGATCTTCTCTTACGAAAAGCTAGATTAAGTCCTGATAAAATAGATTACTTAGTGGGCGGCGATTTATTGAACCAAGTAGTAACTTCTAATTTTGCTGCTTTAAAGTTTCCGGTACCTTATTTTGGTATCTATGGTGCTTGTTCTACATTATCAGAAGGATTGATTTTAGGAGCTACTTTAATAGACGGTGGTTTTGGAGATCGAGTAATAAATTTCACTTCTAGTCATTATCAGAGTGCTGAACGCCAATATAGAACGCCTAATGAATATGGTGATAAATATCCGCCTTATAAGCAGTGGACTGCTACTGGTACAGGAGCTATGATACTATCTAGAGATGGATTTGGTCCAATAATTACCGAAGCAACGCCTGGTCAGGTGGTAGATTTAGGAGTGAAAGATCCTCGCGATATGGGTTCAGCCATGGCTCCAGCAGCAGCTGATACTATTTTGCAGCATTTAGAAGATACTAAACGTACCCCGAATGATTATGATTTAATTGTAACAGGTGATCTAGCTGAAGTTGGAAGCAAATTATTAACAGAATTACTGGAGGAAAAAGGAGTAGACATAGCAGATACTCATGATGATTGTGGTTTAATGCTATATAATTCTGATCAGAATGTTGGGGCTGGTGGTAGTGGATGTGCTTGTTCAGCAGTAGTAACGGCATCCTATCTTTTCCCATATCTTAATATAGGAAACTTCAGTCGAATCTTAGTAGTAGCTACGGGAGCATTATTAAATCCTTTAACTTCTTTACAAGGAGATTCTATTCCCTGTATTGCACACGGGGTAGTTATTGAGAACAAGTCAAAGAGTGATGCAATTGGAAGTTTAGAAACCAAGGGAAAATCACAGAAGAATGAGTCTGAAAATAATAGCAGTAAAAAGTGA
- the spoVAC gene encoding stage V sporulation protein AC, whose amino-acid sequence MADINKNSKEYKKLVKKAHPSQSKFKNFISAYIIGGLICVLGELIIKLLTAQGLPLNEAGALMSVSMIFIGGLLTGLGVYDSIAQYAGAGTIVPITGFANAIVAPAMEYKQDGYVLGLGAKMYNIAGPVLTYAMLSGFAIGLIKLIFA is encoded by the coding sequence GTGGCCGATATTAATAAGAATTCTAAAGAGTATAAGAAATTAGTTAAAAAGGCCCATCCTTCTCAATCAAAATTTAAAAATTTTATTTCTGCTTATATAATCGGAGGTTTAATCTGTGTTCTTGGGGAGTTAATTATTAAACTTTTAACTGCTCAGGGTCTGCCCTTGAATGAAGCAGGGGCGTTAATGAGCGTTAGTATGATCTTTATTGGTGGTTTATTAACTGGGCTTGGTGTTTATGATAGTATCGCTCAATATGCTGGAGCAGGAACAATAGTACCAATTACCGGTTTTGCTAATGCTATAGTGGCTCCGGCTATGGAATATAAACAAGATGGATATGTTTTAGGATTAGGAGCTAAAATGTATAATATTGCAGGTCCAGTATTAACTTATGCTATGTTATCAGGTTTTGCAATTGGTTTAATCAAATTAATCTTTGCTTAA
- a CDS encoding SigF/SigG family RNA polymerase sporulation sigma factor has translation MKNSNSLDLPQKDLLSEEETKALLKKAQAGDQEAKNKLVNHNVKLVLKVAHRFANKNYDYEELFQIGSIGLLKAIERFDLDRDVKFSTYAVPLIIGEIKRFLRDDDAIKVSRSLKRRAHRVNEVKEMLTARLNREPTIQEIAEEMDENKEEIVNALEAVREPTSIYSSVYEDEGSSIELVDQIAASSEGQKRELDRMALREVINDLKNRERLILKLRFFDEKTQQEVAEKIGVSQVQVSRLERKIINKVREGLD, from the coding sequence ATGAAGAATAGCAATAGCCTTGATCTTCCTCAAAAAGATCTTTTATCCGAAGAAGAAACAAAAGCATTATTGAAGAAAGCTCAGGCTGGCGATCAAGAAGCTAAGAATAAATTAGTTAATCATAATGTGAAGTTAGTATTGAAAGTAGCCCATAGATTTGCAAATAAAAATTATGATTATGAAGAATTATTTCAAATTGGAAGTATCGGCTTATTGAAAGCAATAGAGCGGTTTGATTTAGATCGAGATGTTAAATTTTCTACTTATGCAGTTCCATTAATAATTGGCGAAATCAAGCGATTTTTAAGAGATGATGATGCTATTAAAGTTAGCCGTTCATTAAAGAGAAGAGCACATAGAGTAAATGAAGTTAAAGAGATGTTAACTGCTAGATTAAATAGAGAGCCGACTATTCAAGAGATTGCTGAGGAAATGGATGAAAATAAAGAAGAAATTGTGAATGCTTTAGAAGCAGTCCGAGAACCGACTTCAATTTATTCATCAGTTTATGAAGATGAAGGGAGTTCAATAGAATTAGTAGATCAAATAGCTGCTAGTAGTGAAGGTCAGAAACGGGAACTTGATAGAATGGCTCTACGTGAGGTAATCAATGATCTAAAAAATAGAGAAAGATTAATTTTGAAGCTGCGTTTTTTTGATGAAAAAACTCAACAAGAAGTAGCAGAGAAAATAGGTGTATCACAAGTACAAGTGTCCAGATTGGAAAGAAAGATTATAAATAAAGTGCGTGAAGGATTAGATTGA
- the spoIIAB gene encoding anti-sigma F factor — MSKNNARLELKSISDNIGLARVTVASFAAQLDFTISEIEEIKVAVSEAVSNAIIHGYQEKGGTIGINLEIDGDKLIIEVEDSGQGISNIEQACEPSYTTADRMGLGLVFIDSFMDELSIDSELEQGTKVRMVTSPEKTEKKAN; from the coding sequence TTGAGTAAGAATAATGCCAGGTTGGAACTAAAAAGTATTTCTGATAATATCGGCTTGGCTAGAGTTACAGTAGCTTCGTTTGCAGCCCAGCTGGATTTTACTATTTCAGAGATTGAAGAAATTAAAGTAGCGGTTTCTGAAGCAGTATCAAATGCAATTATTCATGGCTATCAAGAAAAAGGAGGTACTATTGGAATTAATCTAGAGATTGACGGTGATAAACTAATTATTGAAGTTGAAGATTCAGGACAAGGAATATCAAATATTGAACAAGCCTGTGAACCTTCCTATACTACAGCCGATAGAATGGGATTAGGTTTAGTATTTATTGATTCTTTTATGGATGAATTGAGTATCGATTCAGAATTAGAGCAGGGTACGAAAGTAAGAATGGTGACAAGTCCAGAGAAGACAGAAAAGAAAGCTAATTAG
- the spoIIAA gene encoding anti-sigma F factor antagonist, giving the protein MELEIERIGVNLIVRIDGDLDLHTVDTLRERIEERLTGELGIQNMILNLKKVDFIDSSGLGFIIGRYKQISNHGGKLKIINVNDSIKQVFKLSGVLNIVDVFTDEQEALQAV; this is encoded by the coding sequence GTGGAATTAGAAATAGAGAGAATAGGAGTGAATCTGATAGTTAGAATTGATGGTGATCTGGATTTACATACAGTTGATACTTTGCGTGAGCGAATTGAAGAAAGGCTGACTGGAGAATTGGGAATCCAGAATATGATTCTTAACTTGAAGAAGGTTGATTTTATTGATAGTTCCGGATTAGGCTTTATTATTGGGAGATATAAACAGATAAGCAATCATGGAGGAAAATTAAAAATCATTAATGTTAATGATTCCATTAAGCAGGTATTTAAATTATCAGGAGTTTTAAATATAGTTGATGTATTTACTGATGAACAGGAAGCTTTACAAGCAGTTTAA
- a CDS encoding serine hydrolase, giving the protein MLRRGISIILVTFLLCLSFSLTLSAKELPDPEFDLEAKSAVLMEANSGRIIYEKNAHEELPPASITKTMTLLLTMEAIDEGKAELGEVVTTSERAAEMGGSQIWLEPGEEMKLEEMIKAIAIVSANDACVAVAEHLYGTEEAFVNAMNKKAEELGLDDTYFINTNGLPANNSDERGNYTSAHDVAIMSRELVTNYPQVLKYTKIWIDHLRDGDSFLRNTNNLVRFYKGADGLKTGYTSEAGYGVAATAERKGMRFIAVVMKGETSDTRFEEAGELLSYGFSIYRSIPVITQGETVIDAVEIYKGKDPKVEAIAKKDLTAAVIKGNQDNLKRQILVKKDLTAPIKKGEKIGELRVLSNGEKIASVDLVANREVQKGNIIQIMIQLLKKFLLNIVNVFN; this is encoded by the coding sequence GTGCTGAGACGTGGAATATCTATTATTTTAGTAACTTTCCTGCTCTGTTTGTCATTTTCTCTTACTTTGTCTGCTAAAGAATTACCTGACCCTGAATTTGATTTAGAAGCCAAGTCAGCAGTATTGATGGAGGCCAATTCTGGAAGAATTATTTATGAGAAGAATGCTCATGAAGAGTTGCCCCCAGCTAGTATTACAAAAACAATGACTTTATTATTAACTATGGAAGCTATTGATGAGGGGAAGGCAGAATTGGGTGAGGTTGTAACTACTAGTGAACGTGCTGCTGAGATGGGCGGTTCACAAATTTGGTTAGAACCAGGTGAAGAGATGAAGTTAGAAGAGATGATTAAAGCAATTGCTATTGTTTCAGCGAATGATGCCTGTGTAGCAGTAGCTGAACATCTCTATGGGACAGAAGAAGCTTTTGTTAATGCTATGAATAAAAAGGCAGAAGAGTTGGGCTTAGATGATACTTATTTTATTAATACTAATGGATTACCTGCTAACAATTCTGATGAACGGGGAAATTATACTAGTGCTCATGATGTAGCTATTATGTCAAGGGAGTTAGTAACTAATTATCCTCAAGTGCTTAAATATACTAAAATCTGGATTGATCATTTACGTGATGGAGATTCCTTTTTACGAAATACAAATAATCTAGTTAGGTTTTATAAAGGGGCAGATGGTCTAAAGACTGGTTATACTAGTGAAGCGGGCTATGGAGTTGCAGCAACTGCTGAACGTAAGGGAATGAGATTTATAGCTGTGGTTATGAAGGGGGAAACTTCAGATACTCGGTTTGAAGAAGCTGGGGAATTACTTTCTTATGGTTTTAGTATTTATCGTTCAATTCCAGTAATTACGCAAGGTGAAACTGTTATTGATGCAGTAGAAATTTATAAAGGGAAGGATCCTAAAGTTGAAGCAATTGCCAAAAAGGATTTGACTGCTGCTGTGATTAAAGGAAATCAGGATAATTTGAAACGTCAGATCTTAGTTAAGAAAGATTTAACTGCTCCTATAAAGAAAGGAGAAAAAATTGGAGAATTGAGAGTATTATCCAATGGAGAAAAGATAGCTAGTGTAGATTTGGTGGCTAATCGGGAAGTACAGAAGGGAAATATTATTCAAATTATGATTCAGCTACTTAAGAAATTTTTATTAAACATAGTTAATGTCTTTAATTAA
- a CDS encoding RtcB family protein produces MKYYKFKPEGNRKCEVKVFADQNIYNQIEETALKQLFNAAKLPGITGVVGLPDIHQGYGLPIGGVMASNLDNGIVSPGAVGFDINCGVRLLTSKLDHSEVKNQLDNLIEKIKRTIPAGLGKNSKFNFNNSEFKKIVERGIPFTVNELGLGLPQDIYNTEEKGQIKNADLNQVSNKAIKRGKTQLGTLGSGNHFIEIQSVEKIFSDSQTQLRENQILFMIHTGSRGFGHQIAQNYINLAKENNYKYDFDLPSKNLASFPINSTEANNYLQAMACGANFAFANRQIITYQLREILSDFFQTERNQFQQYYGLAHNIVKQEKHQINNQEETLLVHRKGATKLTNKTALIPGSMGTNSYIVKPKEKQTIRNSFASVAHGAGRKMSRRAAKQNINHCDHLTSLGKVKCVCSSNNNLLDESPLAYKDINQVIAALTKTGLAQPIAKLKPLAVLKG; encoded by the coding sequence ATGAAGTATTATAAATTTAAACCAGAAGGCAATAGAAAATGTGAAGTGAAAGTCTTTGCAGATCAGAACATCTATAATCAAATTGAAGAAACTGCTCTAAAACAGTTATTTAACGCTGCTAAGTTACCTGGAATTACTGGAGTTGTAGGTCTACCTGATATCCATCAAGGTTACGGCTTACCAATTGGTGGAGTAATGGCTTCTAATTTAGATAACGGTATTGTCTCTCCAGGAGCTGTAGGCTTTGATATCAATTGTGGTGTCCGATTACTTACTAGCAAACTAGATCATTCAGAAGTCAAAAATCAACTAGATAACCTAATTGAAAAGATCAAACGAACAATTCCTGCTGGTCTAGGAAAAAATTCAAAATTCAACTTCAATAATTCTGAATTTAAAAAAATTGTAGAAAGAGGAATCCCTTTTACTGTTAATGAGTTAGGTTTAGGACTTCCCCAAGATATCTATAACACCGAAGAAAAAGGTCAAATCAAAAATGCTGATCTAAATCAAGTCTCTAATAAAGCAATTAAACGTGGTAAAACACAATTAGGAACTCTAGGCTCAGGTAATCATTTTATTGAAATTCAATCTGTTGAAAAGATTTTCTCTGATAGCCAAACCCAGTTAAGAGAGAACCAGATTCTTTTTATGATTCATACTGGCTCCCGAGGCTTTGGCCATCAGATTGCTCAAAACTATATTAATCTAGCCAAAGAAAATAATTATAAATATGATTTTGATCTTCCAAGTAAAAACTTAGCTTCCTTTCCTATTAATTCAACAGAAGCAAATAACTATTTACAAGCTATGGCCTGTGGAGCTAATTTTGCCTTTGCCAATAGACAAATAATTACTTATCAGCTGCGTGAAATCTTATCAGACTTCTTTCAAACAGAAAGAAACCAATTCCAACAATATTATGGGCTGGCCCATAATATTGTTAAGCAAGAAAAACATCAAATTAATAACCAAGAAGAAACACTTTTAGTACATCGCAAAGGTGCAACTAAACTCACCAACAAAACAGCATTAATTCCAGGTTCTATGGGAACCAACAGTTATATAGTTAAACCTAAAGAAAAACAAACAATCAGAAATTCCTTTGCTTCAGTAGCCCACGGCGCAGGAAGAAAAATGAGCCGAAGGGCAGCAAAACAGAATATAAACCACTGCGATCATTTAACTAGTTTAGGAAAAGTCAAATGTGTCTGCAGTAGCAATAATAATTTACTAGATGAATCTCCTTTAGCCTATAAAGACATTAACCAAGTCATTGCAGCTTTAACTAAAACCGGATTAGCTCAACCTATAGCAAAATTAAAGCCACTTGCTGTATTAAAAGGTTAA
- a CDS encoding Spo0E family sporulation regulatory protein-aspartic acid phosphatase — translation MLNLDNSQSFSDEMTRMKNDICQLVERGKEFTDSSVVEKSQKLDEWIVSFMKDQS, via the coding sequence GTGCTTAATCTTGATAATTCTCAAAGTTTCAGTGATGAAATGACTAGGATGAAGAATGATATATGTCAATTGGTTGAACGAGGGAAGGAGTTTACTGATAGTTCTGTAGTTGAAAAAAGTCAAAAATTAGATGAATGGATTGTTAGCTTTATGAAAGATCAGTCTTAA